The Tardiphaga alba genome includes a window with the following:
- a CDS encoding PAS domain-containing sensor histidine kinase, producing MSRAHADNACVQSDSIKGLAQSMAKPAYHRLLIAEPALRRAVPTLIIAFLITIFFGAFVQVVDHSRQKQASIKRDLASLSDLLSERLERNGAVRQDRPAAIERLQALLPSLLPAWAIAPGRHVIVLGADQSILARVPIDLPQASDRRVLDVLSATQNMSAQSQRTDVFDVALPDGTQALATRRIIKALPGQIIVVQENNEPIWRSDSALSITLSATTGFVVLILGFAFHWQSTRAREGDAINDAVRGRIDTALNRGRCGLWDWDLSRGRIFWSQSMFTMLGLDSRSDLLTFGEVNALVRPEDINLFEIADQLVSEKLDHIDQTFRMQHSDGHWIWLQLRCELVQGQSDSSQHLIGIAIDVTEQKSLAQKTVEADVRLRDAIETIPEAFVLWDADDRLVLCNSHFQRLHKLPESAVRPGTPYETVLEVGSMPEVRSRLAEAGPTEPGARTFEAQIENGNWLHISERRTKDGGYVSVGTDITRIKEHEQKLVDNDLRLRATVIDLKHSQAALEKQALELADLAQKYSVEKTRAEEANATKSKFLANMSHELRTPLNAIIGFSEIMGSGMFGHLGSEKYAEYCHDILTSGHYLLEVINDILDMSKIEAGRMKLDLEPLDLDQILSESLRVVSGRAEAKALELTAEIAADVQVVADRRAIKQILVNLLSNAVKFTPDGGRVTVRSCVMQNSVALMIADNGIGISPHSLKRLGRPFEQVESQLTKTYHGSGLGLAIAKSLTTLHGGSMKLRSKLNVGTVVCISLPLEARECALPVSEAA from the coding sequence ATGTCGCGTGCGCATGCGGACAACGCATGCGTCCAATCCGATTCGATTAAAGGATTGGCGCAGTCGATGGCAAAGCCGGCCTATCACCGGCTACTGATCGCAGAGCCCGCGCTCCGTCGTGCTGTCCCGACGCTCATCATCGCATTCCTCATCACCATCTTCTTCGGCGCCTTCGTGCAGGTGGTCGATCACAGCCGGCAGAAGCAGGCATCGATCAAGCGCGACCTCGCTTCGCTCTCCGACCTGCTGTCGGAACGGCTCGAACGCAACGGCGCCGTCCGCCAGGATCGCCCGGCCGCGATCGAACGCCTGCAGGCACTGTTGCCGAGTCTCCTTCCCGCATGGGCCATTGCGCCCGGCCGCCATGTCATAGTGCTCGGTGCCGACCAGAGCATTCTGGCGCGCGTGCCCATCGACCTGCCGCAGGCCAGTGATCGCCGCGTGCTCGATGTCCTGAGCGCGACGCAGAACATGTCGGCGCAGAGCCAGCGCACCGACGTCTTCGATGTCGCATTGCCCGACGGCACCCAGGCGCTGGCGACCCGCCGCATCATCAAGGCGCTGCCCGGCCAGATCATCGTGGTGCAGGAGAACAACGAGCCGATCTGGCGCTCCGACTCCGCGCTGTCGATCACCCTCTCCGCCACCACCGGTTTCGTGGTGCTGATTCTCGGCTTTGCATTCCACTGGCAATCGACGCGGGCCCGCGAGGGCGATGCCATCAACGACGCCGTGCGTGGACGCATCGACACCGCGCTGAACCGCGGCCGCTGCGGCCTGTGGGACTGGGACCTGTCGCGCGGCCGCATCTTCTGGTCGCAATCGATGTTCACGATGCTCGGCCTCGACAGCCGCAGCGACCTCCTCACCTTCGGTGAAGTCAACGCGCTGGTGCGGCCGGAGGACATCAACCTGTTCGAGATCGCCGATCAGCTCGTCTCCGAAAAGCTCGACCACATCGATCAGACCTTCCGCATGCAGCACAGCGACGGCCACTGGATCTGGCTGCAACTGCGCTGCGAATTGGTGCAGGGCCAGAGCGACAGCAGCCAGCATCTGATCGGCATCGCCATCGACGTCACCGAACAGAAGAGCCTCGCGCAGAAGACGGTCGAAGCCGACGTCCGCCTGCGCGACGCCATCGAGACCATTCCCGAGGCCTTCGTGCTGTGGGATGCCGACGACCGCCTCGTGCTCTGCAATTCCCACTTCCAGCGCCTGCACAAACTGCCGGAGTCGGCGGTTCGTCCGGGCACGCCGTATGAGACCGTGCTTGAAGTCGGCAGCATGCCGGAAGTGCGTTCGCGCCTCGCCGAAGCCGGCCCTACCGAACCCGGCGCCCGCACCTTCGAAGCGCAAATCGAGAACGGCAACTGGCTGCATATCAGCGAGCGCCGCACCAAGGATGGCGGCTACGTGTCTGTCGGCACCGACATCACGCGCATCAAGGAGCACGAGCAGAAACTCGTCGACAACGACCTGCGCCTGCGCGCCACCGTCATCGATCTCAAGCACTCGCAGGCCGCACTCGAGAAACAGGCGCTCGAACTCGCAGACCTCGCGCAGAAATACTCTGTCGAAAAAACACGCGCCGAAGAAGCCAATGCAACGAAATCGAAATTCCTGGCCAATATGAGCCACGAGCTGCGCACGCCGCTCAATGCCATCATCGGCTTCTCCGAGATCATGGGATCAGGCATGTTCGGCCATCTCGGCTCGGAAAAATATGCCGAATATTGCCACGACATCCTGACCAGCGGTCATTATCTGCTCGAAGTGATCAACGACATTCTCGACATGTCGAAGATCGAGGCCGGCCGCATGAAGCTCGATCTCGAGCCGCTCGACCTCGACCAGATCCTGTCGGAATCGCTCCGCGTCGTCTCCGGCCGCGCCGAGGCCAAGGCGCTCGAACTGACCGCGGAGATCGCGGCCGACGTTCAGGTCGTGGCCGACCGCCGCGCCATCAAGCAGATCCTCGTCAACCTTCTATCCAACGCGGTGAAGTTCACGCCGGACGGCGGCCGCGTCACGGTGCGCAGCTGCGTGATGCAGAATTCCGTTGCCCTGATGATCGCGGACAACGGCATCGGCATCTCGCCGCATTCCCTCAAGCGCCTCGGCCGTCCGTTCGAGCAGGTCGAGAGCCAGCTCACCAAGACCTATCACGGCTCCGGCCTCGGCCTCGCCATCGCCAAGTCGCTCACCACCTTGCATGGCGGCTCGATGAAGCTGCGCTCCAAGCTCAATGTCGGCACCGTGGTCTGCATTTCGCTGCCGCTGGAAGCCCGGGAATGCGCCCTCCCGGTGTCCGAAGCCGCCTAG
- a CDS encoding Bug family tripartite tricarboxylate transporter substrate binding protein: MKMSRLVIAALCLTWSAHAAAQDYPAKAVTVIVPFTPGGASDNVARMTTQKMQETFGQSFVIENKAGANGSIGASQLARSKPDGYTLMVGSIGVIAINPVLYKEPGYHPMKDFDLLSVAVRNPNVLITRPDFPASNVKEFTDYLKKNPDKVTFASSGVGSSDHLSAVLFWQKTGTTGIHTPYKGGSQAHTDLIGSHVDVSFQNLGAVANYIRSGKVKLLAVTSDTRSDTFPDTPTLKELGINDLNIYSWQAFVAPKGLPADVKSKLEKSITGALTSADLKKKLNDNGFEVVANSGAEFQGFLEKELDRWKTVVEVGKVKPEQ, from the coding sequence ATGAAGATGAGCCGCCTCGTCATCGCTGCACTCTGCCTGACATGGTCAGCACACGCAGCCGCCCAGGATTACCCCGCAAAAGCCGTGACCGTGATCGTGCCGTTCACGCCCGGTGGCGCGAGCGACAATGTCGCGCGCATGACGACGCAGAAGATGCAGGAGACCTTCGGCCAGTCATTCGTTATCGAGAACAAGGCCGGCGCCAATGGCTCGATCGGGGCGAGCCAGCTCGCCCGCTCCAAGCCGGATGGCTATACGCTGATGGTGGGATCGATCGGCGTCATCGCCATCAATCCCGTGCTGTACAAGGAGCCGGGCTATCACCCGATGAAGGATTTCGACCTTCTCTCGGTGGCGGTGCGCAATCCCAATGTGCTGATCACCCGGCCGGATTTCCCGGCCAGCAACGTGAAGGAATTCACCGACTATCTGAAGAAGAACCCGGACAAGGTCACCTTCGCCTCTTCGGGCGTCGGCTCGTCCGATCATCTCTCGGCCGTGCTGTTCTGGCAGAAGACAGGGACCACCGGCATCCATACGCCGTATAAAGGCGGCTCGCAGGCGCACACGGACCTGATCGGCAGCCATGTGGATGTCTCGTTCCAGAATCTCGGCGCCGTCGCCAATTACATACGCTCCGGCAAAGTGAAACTGCTGGCCGTCACCAGCGACACGCGTTCCGATACATTCCCGGATACACCGACCTTGAAAGAGCTCGGGATCAACGACCTCAACATCTATTCGTGGCAGGCCTTCGTCGCCCCCAAAGGACTTCCAGCCGACGTGAAGAGCAAACTGGAAAAATCCATCACCGGCGCCCTTACCTCGGCCGACCTGAAGAAGAAGCTGAACGACAACGGCTTCGAGGTCGTTGCAAATTCGGGTGCGGAGTTTCAGGGATTCCTGGAAAAGGAGCTCGATCGCTGGAAGACGGTGGTGGAGGTCGGCAAGGTCAAGCCGGAGCAGTAA